From Aspergillus chevalieri M1 DNA, chromosome 4, nearly complete sequence, a single genomic window includes:
- a CDS encoding fungal specific transcription factor domain-containing protein (COG:S;~EggNog:ENOG410PWDA;~SECRETED:SignalP(1-30)) encodes MAILRAAEGIGTVELLQALCLLTLCDIAAGKQARTVMNISIASRLAKTLKSGHPETPDEDKSRCCWSIYILEQVFTPGPNTLQTDTYPLLSTPAPTSPSKPPLPADFQIPPFKQTLGGSANDQGIIGYCIQLISIWGEATTYMRQIHTGQIEDAWLSTSTYHRLIAEFYKFEASMAQAHRYKTVRGHLKSPAEVAQYKEYWTAWLLLQTMFHTVQALLNHPLFHIATSKKPDSTFTLRPPSFLQHVVDQALMHSGWTVRLVRMMEELGMRICDPFIGYQVVVTATVHWIFAFASDDTVAEQACSDFERCRGFIMGMVREWPHFGQAINGLNYLQSLIQQNDRTTGHHGIPSFKLSVLWDLLDPMSVGRSTDIPSLQSLSSIGERIPTQYVAQLHEPSESREDNGDRNNERGFEDAMGQGAPGAPVYFHDPLMDEELLGSFDIPVSPQLHFLSFGDL; translated from the exons ATGGCGATCCTTCGAGCAGCAGAGGGTATTGGTACAGTAGAGCTTCTGCAGGCTTTATGTTTGTTGACTCTGTGTGATATAGCTG CCGGAAAACAAGCTAGAACGGTAATGAACATAAGCATCGCATCAAGGCTTGCCAAAACACTCAAGTCTGGTCATCCCGAGACTCCCGACGAAGACAAATCCAGATGCTGCTGGAGCATCTACATACTGGAACAGGTCTTCACCCCAGGCCCCAACACATTACAAACCGACACCTACCCACTACTCAGCACACCCGCACCCACCAGTCCATCAAAACCACCCCTCCCAGCAGACTTCCAAATACCACCATTCAAACAAACACTAGGCGGTAGCGCCAACGATCAAGGAATTATAGGCTATTGTATCCAACTAATCTCTATCTGGGGCGAAGCAACCACTTACATGCGCCAAATCCACACCGGCCAAATCGAAGACGCCTGGCTTTCCACATCCACATACCACCGGCTAATCGCCGAGTTCTACAAATTCGAAGCAAGCATGGCACAAGCTCACCGCTACAAAACAGTTAGGGGGCACCTAAAATCACCTGCAGAAGTTGCGCAGTACAAAGAATACTGGACAGCCTGGCTCCTTCTGCAGACCATGTTTCACACCGTCCAGGCACTCCTTAACCACCCGCTTTTCCACATCGCGACGTCTAAAAAGCCCGATTCTACTTTCACTCTCAGGCCGCCGTCTTTCTTGCAGCATGTTGTTGATCAGGCGTTGATGCATTCTGGGTGGACGGTACGGTTAGTGAGGATGATGGAGGAGTTGGGGATGCGGATTTGTGATCCGTTTATCGGGTATCAGGTTGTTGTTACGGCGACTGTGCATTGGATTTTTGCATTTGCGAGTGATGACACTGTCGCTGAGCAGGCTTGTTCGGATTTTGAGAGGTGTCGCGGGTTTATTATGGGAATGGTGCGGGAATGGCCACATTTTGGACAGGCT ATTAACGGACTGAACTACCTCCAAAGCCTCATCCAACAAAACGACAGAACGACAGGCCACCACGGCATCCCATCCTTCAAACTCTCCGTTCTATGGGACCTGCTAGATCCCATGTCTGTAGGCCGGAGCACTGATATCCCGTCGCTACAATCACTCAGCTCCATAGGAGAGCGCATTCCCACACAGTATGTAGCCCAGCTACACGAGCCGTCAGAAAGCCGTGAGGACAATGGAGACAGAAACAATGAAAGAGGCTTTGAGGATGCAATGGGACAGGGAGCTCCTGGAGCACCGGTGTATTTCCATGATCcgttgatggatgaggagttgTTAGGGTCTTTTGATATTCCTGTTTCGCCGCAGTTGCATTTCTTGTCTTTTGGGGATTTATAG
- a CDS encoding uncharacterized protein (COG:S;~EggNog:ENOG410PWQR), which yields MPSSHASSLYSSPIHHSPVPPKLDLADAHSQLYQTPSTTSASSSLFQTISTSSRKRSRTGSSDKRRSFYDFSAAAAHDGDDHLYRSSWLGRDENVAGMEYDHSDIRGELPLAPPIDASVDLLSSHTGNGRKRSRQEQQEGAQDKKDITLSPPPASWGQSVMNVVGKVWSFCWSGAFRGFYAGGGHGYHMSADSAPQLDYSHRAPSPSQSTSTEKTAVDETMEGTSAYYFKGESTPIPGQYPDDHEIHKNWVVVQTDGPADCFSFGVEAPNPAKRVHCVRDTEDLSPTRHKSTGVPRVGKRTSLGGPITPTRIPVPSFNSRSSNSKKHRDSPVSAETQRFVAQMRRMEREEDASLRRLNQQLEMMIQEGKQALGARVEIDDLSMDY from the coding sequence ATGCCCAGCTCTCATGCCTCTTCTCTCTACAGCTCCCCCATCCACCACTCCCCCGTTCCACCAAAGCTTGATCTGGCCGACGCTCATTCACAGCTCTACCAGACGCCCTCTACCACTTCTGCTTCGTCTTCCCTCTTCCAGACTATTTCTACGAGTTCTCGCAAACGATCCCGCACCGGAAGTTCCGATAAACGCCGTTCTTTCTATGACTTCTCCGCCGCTGCCGCCCACGATGGTGACGATCATCTCTATCGCTCGTCCTGGTTAGGTCGGGATGAGAACGTCGCTGGAATGGAATATGATCACTCGGATATTCGTGGAGAGCTACCTCTAGCTCCTCCTATCGATGCCAGCGTCGATCTTTTGTCCAGTCACACCGGAAACGGCCGCAAGCGCAGTCGTCAGGAACAGCAGGAAGGAGCTCAGGACAAGAAGGATATCACTCTATCACCTCCTCCGGCTAGCTGGGGTCAATCTGTGATGAATGTTGTGGGCAAAGTGTGGAGCTTTTGCTGGTCGGGCGCGTTTCGTGGTTTCTATGCTGGAGGTGGTCATGGTTATCACATGTCTGCGGATTCAGCACCCCAGCTTGATTACAGTCACAGAGCTCCTTCTCCCTCGCAGTCGACGTCGACCGAGAAGACTGCTGTTGACGAAACGATGGAGGGGACCTCTGCCTACTACTTCAAAGGCGAATCGACTCCCATCCCCGGCCAGTATCCTGATGACCACGAGATCCACAAAAACTGGGTTGTGGTTCAGACTGACGGTCCCGCCGACTGTTTCTCCTTTGGGGTCGAGGCACCAAATCCCGCGAAACGAGTGCACTGTGTGCGCGATACTGAAGACCTGTCTCCTACGCGTCACAAGTCGACTGGGGTGCCACGCGTGGGTAAGAGGACTTCTCTTGGCGGACCGATCACCCCCACGCGAATCCCCGTTCCATCCTTCAACAGCAGATCCTCCAACAGCAAAAAGCATCGTGATAGTCCCGTGTCAGCTGAGACGCAACGCTTCGTGGCGCAGATGCGGCGTATGGAGCGAGAGGAAGACGCAAGCTTGCGACGGCTGAATCAACAGCTGGAGATGATGATCCAAGAGGGCAAGCAGGCATTGGGAGCCCGAGTTGAGATCGATGATCTAAGCATGGACTATTGA
- a CDS encoding CoA-binding protein (COG:S;~EggNog:ENOG410PPR9;~InterPro:IPR036291,IPR003781;~PFAM:PF13380) has translation MEAVKRFFTSPRFAVAGASNDANKFGYKLLAWYHQHSLPVTPLNPRSPQINLPSKDYATVASPSALPSPTQTSLSVVTPPAVTLSVLQEAHSVGIPAVWLQPGTFDDAVLQFARKHFEAVIAGEGGRGGEGWCVLVDGEAGLDAAGVQWGAQKL, from the exons ATGGAAGCCGTCAAGCGTTTCTTCACCTCTCCCCGGTTCGCTGTGGCCGGAGCCAGCAACGACGCCAACAAGTTTGGCTACAAGC TGCTTGCCTGGTATCACCAGCATTCGCTCCCCGTCACTCCCCTCAACCCCCGATCTCCCCAGATCAACCTTCCCTCGAAGGACTACGCTACGGTCGCCTCACCGTCCGCCTTGCCATCACCCACGCAGACGTCGCTGTCGGTCGTGACGCCCCCCGCGGTGACTCTGTCGGTGCTGCAGGAAGCGCATTCGGTTGGAATCCCCGCCGTCTGGTTGCAGCCGGGAACATTTGATGATGCGGTGCTGCAGTTTGCAAGGAAGCACTTTGAGGCCGTGATTGCTGGAGAGGGAGGccgaggaggggaaggatgGTGTGTTTTGGTGGATGGAGAAGCTGGATTGGATGCTGCTGGAGTGCAATGGGGTGCTCAAAAGCTGTAA
- a CDS encoding Rad4 family protein (COG:L;~EggNog:ENOG410PG1K;~InterPro:IPR036985,IPR038765,IPR018328,IPR018325, IPR018326,IPR018327,IPR042488,IPR004583;~PFAM:PF10404,PF03835,PF10403,PF10405;~go_component: GO:0005634 - nucleus [Evidence IEA];~go_function: GO:0003677 - DNA binding [Evidence IEA];~go_function: GO:0003684 - damaged DNA binding [Evidence IEA];~go_process: GO:0006289 - nucleotide-excision repair [Evidence IEA]), giving the protein MPPFVPRKRVSSEDPPSAKRHHAIPAVKAPVVEDSEDDLPLSDAPDSDNEETPGNNDATEKRKGKSQGSEDEDEESDDDDYDAMDWEDAIDTTNQPAPTTAILPSAVESQDLELTLDKNEVHVADLLDGKRGPSKIERQIRIRTHCLHVQLLLAHNAVRNAWANDSEVQEILRRRLPQGIHKEIKKWRVASALDPPESQPQEKPTKKKKGKGKQTRNPERDWGEGSSRLEPGQPDMSLGDPMISLLKILAAYWRKQFKITNPGLRKHGYQHMSQVDVEIRSFNNDDHDPERHGERFSSVDEFRSAAERMEGSRDTGAQLFTALLRALNIEARLVASLQPLGFGWTKAETHTSKSKTELEPGTAEATETGAELDEDEGSDSDSPDKNVPPRRNNSLRYDRDLPFPIYWTEVASPVTHQIIPVDPLVLKNPVATTPELQAAFEPRGAKAEKAKQVICYVIAYSPDKSAKDVTTRYLRRRTWPGKTKGYRMPAEKIPVPGKKGKFFEYDWFRVIFRIYQRPHSQRTPVDDIEDTQDLTPNQPEKKPAKEGDTLQSLRASTEFVLERFLRREEALRPGSKPVRTFTTGKGAKAKNEDVYRRTDVVKCLSAESWHKEGRQVKVGEAPLKRVPIRAVTLLRKREVDELERETGEKPKQGLYAKYQTEYIIPPPIENGIIPKNDYGNIDCFVPSMVPRGAVHIPWSGTVRICKKLGVDYAEAVTGFEFGSKMAVPVIEGVVVAEENEGLVTDAWMTEEAEKRKREQLKAEKRILQTWRKFLFGLRIAERVREEYGGAMERDHEADEINPFAKQSRPGNRGRQKEMLHEEEGEEEEEEDPADRGGGFLLPGEDDGDDGGLVVERQEQESRPRSGSHAIEIRDSDDEGEDDGDDGTGNAKANSSFVEELSPPPDEVPDFEKEYQQRTRRQARSRKG; this is encoded by the coding sequence ATGCCACCGTTCGTCCCCCGCAAGCGCGTCTCCTCCGAGGATCCCCCCAGTGCCAAACGCCACCATGCGATCCCTGCCGTCAAAGCCCCGGTTGTGGAGGATTCCGAAGACGACTTGCCATTGAGCGATGCGCCTGACTCTGATAATGAGGAAACACCTGGGAATAATGATGCGACCGAGAAGCGCAAGGGAAAAAGCCAGGGAtcagaggacgaggacgaagagagcgacgacgatgacTATGATGCTATGGACTGGGAAGACGCCATAGATACTACGAACCAGCCTGCACCCACCACCGCTATTCTACCGTCTGCCGTCGAATCGCAGGATCTCGAATTGACCCTCGACAAGAACGAAGTGCATGTGGCTGACCTCCTCGATGGCAAAAGGGGCCCGTCCAAGATCGAGCGCCAGATCCGTATCCGGACTCATTGTCTACATGTGCAACTGCTACTCGCCCACAATGCAGTCCGAAATGCCTGGGCTAATGACTCCGAGGTCCAAGAAATCCTCCGGCGCAGGTTACCCCAGGGAATTCACAAGGAGATCAAGAAGTGGCGAGTCGCATCAGCGCTCGATCCCCCAGAATCACAGCCCCAGGAGAAACccaccaaaaagaagaaaggaaaagggaaaCAAACCCGGAATCCAGAACGGGACTGGGGGGAAGGCTCGTCGCGACTTGAACCTGGACAGCCAGATATGAGTCTGGGCGATCCTATGATATCCCTGCTCAAGATCCTCGCTGCATACTGGAGGAAACAGTTCAAGATTACTAATCCGGGTTTGCGCAAGCATGGATACCAGCATATGTCTCAGGTGGATGTTGAAATACGCTCCTTCAACAATGATGATCATGACCCCGAACGACATGGAGAACGGTTTTCCAGTGTGGATGAGTTCCGGTCGGCAGCAGAGCGCATGGAGGGCTCTAGGGATACAGGCGCACAACTCTTCACGGCGCTTCTTCGCGCATTGAACATTGAGGCTAGGTTAGTAGCTAGTCTACAACCGTTAGGATTTGGATGGACCAAGGCAGAGACCCACACCTCAAAGTCCAAAACGGAGTTGGAACCTGGCACTGCAGAAGCAACGGAGACAGGAGCCGAGttggacgaggatgaagggAGTGACAGTGACTCTCCAGACAAGAATGTCCCGCCTCGCCGCAACAATAGCCTCCGTTATGACCGTGATCTGCCATTTCCCATCTACTGGACGGAGGTGGCCTCTCCGGTCACCCACCAGATCATCCCTGTCGACCCTCTAGTCCTCAAGAACCCCGTGGCGACAACACCAGAGCTACAAGCAGCTTTCGAGCCCCGCGGGGCAAAAGCAGAAAAAGCCAAGCAAGTTATATGCTATGTGATAGCATACTCGCCAGATAAATCAGCCAAGGACGTTACAACACGGTACTTGCGTCGCCGCACATGGCCAGGAAAAACAAAAGGCTATCGAATGCCAGCCGAAAAGATCCCCGTTCCCGGCAAAAAAGGCAAATTCTTCGAATACGACTGGTTCCGGGTGATATTCCGAATCTACCAACGGCCTCATAGCCAGAGAACACCAGTGGACGACATCGAAGATACTCAAGACCTCACACCCAACCAACCAGAAAAGAAACCCGCCAAAGAAGGCGACACGCTCCAAAGCCTCCGCGCCTCCACAGAATTCGTCCTAGAACGTTTCCTCCGCCGCGAAGAAGCCCTCCGCCCCGGCTCCAAACCCGTCCGCACTTTCACGACGGGGAAAGGCGCAAAAGCCAAGAACGAAGACGTCTACCGCCGTACAGACGTAGTGAAATGTCTCTCCGCGGAGAGCTGGCACAAAGAAGGCCGGCAGGTCAAAGTCGGCGAAGCACCATTGAAACGCGTGCCCATCCGCGCCGTAACTCTCCTCCGCAAACGCGAAGTCGATGAGCTAGAGCGTGAAACGGGTGAAAAGCCAAAACAAGGACTTTATGCTAAATACCAAACAGAGTATATCATCCCGCCGCCCATCGAGAACGGGATCATCCCCAAAAACGACTATGGAAACATCGACTGCTTCGTTCCTTCCATGGTACCCCGCGGTGCCGTGCATATCCCCTGGTCCGGAACAGTGCGCATCTGCAAGAAATTAGGCGTCGACTATGCAGAGGCAGTAACGGGGTTTGAATTTGGATCTAAAATGGCGGTCCCTGTTATCGAGGGCGTCGTCGTTGCAGAGGAGAACGAGGGCCTTGTCACGGATGCGTGGATGACTGAGGAAGCAGAAAAGCGGAAGAGGGAGCAGCTCAAGGCCGAGAAACGCATTTTGCAGACATGGAGGAAGTTCTTGTTTGGGTTGAGGATTGCGGAACGCGTTAGGGAGGAGTACGGGGGTGCTATGGAGAGAGATCATGAGGCTGATGAGATCAATCCGTTTGCGAAGCAGAGTAGACCTGGGAATCGTGGGCGCCAGAAAGAGATGCTAcatgaggaggaaggggaagaagaggaagaagaagacccgGCGGATCGAGGAGGTGGATTCCTTCTTCCGGGCgaggatgatggtgatgatggggGATTGGTGGTTGAGCGCCAGGAACAAGAAAGCCGTCCACGGTCTGGATCTCATGCAATTGAGATTAGGGACAGTGATGACgaaggagaggatgatggcgatgatggtACTGGAAATGCAAAGGCCAACTCCAGTTTCGTCGAGGAGCTTTCACCTCCACCTGACGAGGTTCCCGATTTCGAAAAGGAATATCAGCAGCGGACGCGCAGACAAGCGAGAAGCAGGAAAGGCTAA
- a CDS encoding uncharacterized protein (COG:S;~EggNog:ENOG410PHN9;~InterPro:IPR028163;~PFAM:PF14661) produces MYSSKPSRPKPLSWSTPSHLSVFVRNLQLLNLHHHQDWPGITVRALSPSSQNQRQRMKAVEWALYHLCAIWDPEVTQDKLRPFFPPLEALQSVNLRAALFRVLSDLKKNGDLGKETILRKSMLDDCKGEKFDELLAVFSTAVLRRILTASIDGRQLNPALRLSLANGISPEEYQLALPLLLAHRASLGSMEERRARVLNTYDKFSQLLDNKKVQLEQRSQENPQSVPEQPTDVGRFAEQVQTNWLGSEEWANSLLHGGSQSSSDAFLELPFAKAWAKAKESTVEDLKAGASRDLLLDLESRVSRQRDRLSRWREYSGTATKGDASVNMDPSPSTNVARDGSVAFRDHQALTVASIAKAIREPENRATPTQQDQSLLHSMNEALARIDNKPRSSPKETKPVSPASAEPATSTLPSYGPSPQEATTTTEPEPQPIPPQDDNDQIDPEPSMDYTSPSITLTEDPDTEPRLFALAERTRKSMSLVGPRPSLPPPEDKSSRRQNRMSFPVNQFQTPPKPAPPRAQTPQDQLFEESADYASVFKSRPRIAQSPVTSPVVHVNPLGEFDLDAGVDIEVDVDVDVDVDVDGELDVDMDVDEMRWFGSPSIRRR; encoded by the exons ATGTATTCGTCAAAACCCTCCAGACCAAAACCTCTGTCATGGTCGACTCCCTCTCATCTCTCCGTCTTCGTCCGAAATCTCCAATTGCTGAAcctccatcaccaccaagacTGGCCGGGCATCACCGTTCGTGCCCTATCACCCTCATCGCAGAACCAACGCCAGCGCATGAAAGCTGTGGAATGGGCATTGTATCATCTCTGCGCCATCTGGGATCCGGAAGTAACACAGGAT AAACTACGCCCGTTTTTCCCTCCGTTAGAAGCGCTACAGTCGGTGAACCTCCGCGCCGCTTTGTTTCGGGTGCTGTCAGATCTAAAGAAGAATGGCGACCTGGGAAAGGAAACGATACTACGCAAGTCGATGTTGGACGACTGCAAGGGGGAGAAGTTCGATGAGTTGCTGGCAGTCTTCTCTACAGCGGTTCTGCGTAGGATCTTGACCGCCTCGATTGACGGGAGACAGCTGAACCCGGCTCTGAGGTTGTCGCTGGCGAACGGTATCTCCCCTGAGGAGTATCAACTCGCGCTGCCTCTTCTCCTGGCGCATCGGGCCTCACTTGGGTCAATGGAGGAGCGTCGCGCTCGCGTTCTGAATACGTACGACAAGTTTTCGCAATTACTGGATAACAAAAAGGTTCAGCTGGAACAACGGTCTCAGGAGAATCCGCAATCAGTTCCCGAACAACCAACGGATGTTGGACGTTTCGCGGAGCAGGTGCAGACAAATTGGCTGGGCAGCGAAGAATGGGCGAACAGTCTGCTTCATGGTGGATCGCAAAGCAGCAGTGATGCCTTCTTGGAACTACCATTTGCGAAAGCCTGGGCAAAGGCTAAGGAGTCGACCGTGGAAGATCTCAAGGCAGGCGCCTCTCGCGATCTATTACTCGACCTTGAATCACGGGTGTCGCGCCAACGGGATCGACTGAGCAGATGGCGTGAATATAGCGGCACTGCGACCAAGGGAGATGCATCGGTCAATATGGATCCATCACCCTCAACTAATGTTGCAAGGGACGGTTCAGTGGCTTTCAGGGACCACCAAGCGCTCACTGTTGCAAGCATTGCCAAGGCAATTCGAGAGCCTGAGAACCGTGCTACACCTACTCAACAAGATCAATCCCTTCTACATTCTATGAATGAAGCTCTTGCGCGCATTGACAACAAGCCGCGCTCATCTCCCAAGGAAACAAAACCCGTGTCTCCTGCGTCAGCAGAACCCGCCACGAGCACTCTCCCATCGTACGGCCCCAGTCCACAGGAAGCTACAACAACCACGGAACCCGAACCCCAACCCATTCCACCCCAAGACGATAACGATCAAATAGATCCAGAGCCTTCCATGGACTACACGTCCCCAAGCATAACCCTTACAGAAGACCCAGACACCGAACCCAGACTCTTTGCCCTAGCCGAACGAACCCGCAAATCCATGTCACTTGTCGGCCCACGCCCCAGCCTCCCACCGCCGGAAGATAAATCTTCGCGCCGCCAAAACCGAATGTCCTTCCCTGTGAACCAATTCCAAACTCCGCCGAAGCCAGCACCTCCTAGGGCGCAGACTCCGCAGGATCAGCTTTTCGAAGAGAGTGCAGATTATGCGAGTGTGTTTAAGTCGCGGCCGCGGATTGCGCAGAGCCCTGTTACTTCACCGGTTGTGCATGTTAATCCGTTGGGGGAGTTTGATTTGGATGCGGGTGTGGATATAGaggttgatgttgatgttgatgttgatgttgatgttgatggggaGTTGGATGTGGATATGGACGTGGATGAGATGCGTTGGTTTGGTTCACCTTCGATTCGACGGAGATGA
- a CDS encoding HD domain-containing protein (COG:S;~EggNog:ENOG410PHDD;~InterPro:IPR006674,IPR039356,IPR003607;~PFAM:PF12917,PF13023;~go_function: GO:0002953 - 5'-deoxynucleotidase activity [Evidence IEA]): MGSEASPDPVWTTKSVLASLPHPPEENSPSPVPFFHLLERLKTTKREGWRRFGIDKGESISDHMYRMSIMTMLAPPSLASRINLPHCMKMALVHDMAESLVGDITPKDKVTKSEKARREADVMEYISKSLLGGVPGGMLTGEGILQVFNEYEENQTLEAQFVHDVDKMELLLQMVEYERAHDIDLTEFCHVASRIQLPETQEWAATVLKERETFWKNKTGANGTSA, encoded by the exons ATGGGCTCTGAAGCATCACCCGACCCTGTCTGGACCACCAAGTCAG TCCTGGCGTCCCTCCCCCACCCGCCCGAAGAGAACTCCCCCTCACCGGTCCCCTTCTTCCACCTTCTCGAACGCCTCAAGACCACCAAGCGTGAAGGCTGGCGCCGTTTTGGAATCGACAAGGGCGAATCCATCTCCGACCACATGTACCGCATGTCAATCATGACGATGCTCGCTCCGCCGTCTCTCGCATCCCGCATCAACCTGCCCCACTGCATGAAGATGGCGCTGGTTCACGACATGGCCGAATCGCTCGTAGGTGACATTACACCGAAGGACAAAGTAACCAAATCGGAGAAGGCTCGACGTGAAGCGGATGTGATGGAATACATTTCGAAGAGTTTGCTGGGCGGTGTACCGGGGGGAATGTTGACCGGGGAAGGTATCTTGCAGGTGTTTAACGAGTACGAGGAGAACCAAACGCTGGAGGCGCAGTTTGTTCACGATGTCGACAAGATGGAGCTTCTTCTGCAAATGGTGGAGTACGAGCGGGCTCATGACATCGACCTGACTGAGTTTTGCCATGTCGCTTCGCGCATTCAGTTGCCCGAGACGCAGGAATGGGCGGCGACGGTACTCAAGGAACGGGAGACGTTTTGGAAGAACAAGACCGGTGCGAATGGTACGAGTGCATGA
- a CDS encoding HIT family protein (COG:F;~EggNog:ENOG410PNV8;~InterPro:IPR011146,IPR001310,IPR039383,IPR036265;~PFAM:PF01230;~go_function: GO:0003824 - catalytic activity [Evidence IEA]): MPPALKGILPVHFGPFIVTTQVFHLTPSSFALVNLKPILPGHVLVSPRRIVPRVSDLTPSETTDLFLTVRRVGRMIERVYGASSLNIAIQDGVDAGQSVPHVHAHIIPRQRRDLDHLGGTDAIYEMLDGEEGDVGRIQREAVAAAQFRSGDGSGSVTEEVKQLAQEDDGGGRRTNFPAVDNDARKPRGMEEMEAEATMLAREMEKEPLD, from the exons ATGCCACCCGCCCTCAAAGGCATCCTCCCTGTCCATTTCGGCCCCTTCATCGTAACCACCCAG GTATTCCACCTcaccccctcctccttcgCCCTCGTAAACCTCAAACCCATCCTCCCGGGCCACGTCCTAGTCTCCCCGCGCCGCATAGTCCCCCGCGTCTCCGACCTGACCCCCTCCGAAACAACCGACCTCTTCCTCACAGTCCGCCGCGTAGGCCGGATGATCGAGCGCGTGTATGGTGCGAGTAGTCTGAATATCGCGATTCAGGATGGGGTGGATGCCGGGCAGAGCGTGCCGCATGTGCATGCGCATATTATTCCGAGACAGAGGAGGGATTTGGATCATCTGGGGGGTACGGATGCGATTTATGAGATGTTGGATGGGGAGGAGGGTGATGTGGGGAGGATTCAGAGGgaggctgttgctgctgcgcaGTTCAGGTCTGGGGATGGGTCGGGGTCAGTTACTGAGGAGGTGAAGCAGTTGGCGCAGGaggatgatggtggtgggagACGGACGAATTTTCCAGCTGTTGATAATGATGCCAGGAAGCCGAGGGGTatggaggagatggaggcaGAGGCTACCATGTTGGCaagggagatggagaaggagcCGCTGGATTGA